In one Kineococcus rhizosphaerae genomic region, the following are encoded:
- a CDS encoding ABC transporter permease: MAEDRSAPYRALLGSRIRSQLSYRASFAADLLANVGIGAGEFVTLYVVFSRANTLGGLDVWQACLVFALANVTFAVGDLLLGHVDNLPTHVRTGTLDAFLLRPLPVLTQLATSDVSLKRIGRVLVAAAVFAVAWPHTGVELDARAALLLLVAVVGGTGVFTAVFVVAGALQFWLLDGKEAVNSITYGGSNAAQYPASLYSAPLRWLFCYVVPAAFVAYLPVLALLGEPGPAGLPAWLGWFSPVAAAAVWGIALLLWRRGVRHYTGSGS, from the coding sequence GTGGCTGAGGACCGGTCCGCGCCGTACCGCGCCCTCCTGGGCTCGCGGATCCGGTCGCAACTGTCCTACCGGGCGTCCTTCGCCGCGGACCTGCTCGCGAACGTCGGCATCGGGGCCGGTGAGTTCGTGACGCTCTACGTCGTGTTCTCCCGGGCGAACACCCTGGGCGGGCTGGACGTGTGGCAGGCCTGCCTGGTGTTCGCCCTGGCCAACGTCACCTTCGCCGTCGGCGACCTCCTGCTCGGGCACGTCGACAACCTCCCGACCCACGTCCGCACCGGGACCCTCGACGCGTTCCTGCTGCGTCCGCTGCCCGTCCTGACCCAGCTGGCGACCTCCGACGTGTCGCTCAAGCGGATCGGGCGGGTCCTCGTCGCGGCCGCGGTGTTCGCCGTCGCGTGGCCGCACACGGGCGTCGAACTCGACGCCCGGGCCGCGCTCCTGCTGCTGGTGGCCGTCGTCGGCGGCACCGGGGTCTTCACGGCCGTGTTCGTCGTCGCGGGCGCCCTGCAGTTCTGGCTGCTGGACGGCAAGGAGGCGGTGAACTCGATCACCTACGGCGGGTCGAACGCCGCGCAGTACCCGGCGTCGTTGTACTCGGCCCCGCTGCGGTGGTTGTTCTGCTACGTCGTGCCCGCCGCGTTCGTCGCCTACCTGCCGGTCCTGGCCCTGCTCGGCGAACCCGGGCCGGCCGGGTTGCCGGCGTGGCTCGGCTGGTTCTCCCCCGTCGCCGCCGCGGCCGTGTGGGGCATCGCGCTGCTGCTGTGGCGCAGAGGGGTCCGGCACTACACGGGGAGCGGGTCGTGA
- a CDS encoding transcriptional regulator: protein MSTGPQLDPAVQHPTKLAVVAFLSGCLEADFKSVRDRLELSDSALSRTLSGLEETGHVKVRKGFVGKRPRTWVSLTADGRRKLAGHLAALQAIAAGALAQASDLPAEPTEVA from the coding sequence GTGAGTACCGGACCCCAGCTCGACCCCGCCGTCCAGCACCCCACCAAGCTCGCCGTCGTCGCGTTCCTGTCCGGCTGCCTCGAAGCGGACTTCAAGTCGGTGCGCGACCGGCTGGAGCTCAGCGACTCGGCCCTTTCCCGGACGCTGTCGGGACTGGAGGAGACCGGCCACGTCAAGGTCCGCAAGGGGTTCGTCGGCAAGCGACCCCGCACCTGGGTCTCGCTGACGGCCGACGGCCGGCGCAAGCTCGCCGGTCACCTCGCGGCCCTGCAGGCGATCGCCGCGGGGGCGCTGGCTCAGGCCTCGGACCTGCCCGCCGAGCCCACCGAGGTCGCGTAG
- a CDS encoding YciI family protein, translated as MPFFAVTYAYSDDLSARDAVRPAHRQYLASLDELVLSGPTDDDGALLVFEAADVPAVEALLDADPFQLDGRVISSRTVVGWNPVLGRLQPSL; from the coding sequence ATGCCGTTCTTCGCCGTGACCTACGCCTACTCCGACGACCTCAGCGCCCGGGACGCGGTGCGCCCGGCGCACCGGCAGTACCTGGCCTCCCTCGACGAGCTCGTCCTGTCCGGTCCCACGGACGACGACGGCGCCCTGCTGGTGTTCGAAGCGGCCGACGTGCCCGCGGTCGAGGCGCTGCTGGACGCCGACCCGTTCCAGCTCGACGGCCGCGTCATCTCCTCGCGGACCGTGGTGGGCTGGAACCCGGTGCTGGGGCGGCTGCAGCCGTCCTTGTGA
- a CDS encoding ABC transporter permease: MPVYPALVAAGFRRWSTYRAATAAGALTNSIFGAIKAAVLVGTVGSAGAVAGYDLQQAATYAWISQALLAPVSVFADDEAARRVRTGDIAVDLARPVDPQLAAWATDLGRAAYLFLPRGIPPLLLGVVLTGLSLPPGPVPYLLGACCAVLGVSVSFAARWLVNLTAFWLTEIRGLLLLYTVLASSLTGLAIPVAWFPGWLETLAHATPFPSMLQAPIDVFLGRATGSEALRLIGVQLGWLAGLLLAGRVLLGAGSRRLVVQGG; this comes from the coding sequence GTGCCCGTCTACCCCGCCCTCGTCGCGGCGGGGTTCCGCAGGTGGTCGACCTACCGGGCCGCGACGGCTGCCGGCGCCCTCACGAACTCCATCTTCGGGGCCATCAAGGCCGCCGTGCTCGTGGGGACCGTGGGTTCGGCGGGCGCCGTCGCGGGGTACGACCTGCAGCAGGCCGCGACCTACGCGTGGATCAGCCAGGCCCTGCTCGCCCCCGTGAGCGTCTTCGCCGACGACGAGGCCGCCCGGCGCGTGCGGACCGGCGACATCGCCGTCGACCTCGCCCGGCCCGTCGACCCGCAGCTCGCCGCGTGGGCCACCGACCTCGGCCGCGCGGCGTACCTGTTCCTGCCGCGCGGGATCCCTCCGCTGCTGCTGGGGGTCGTCCTGACGGGCCTGAGCCTGCCCCCCGGCCCGGTCCCCTACCTGCTCGGGGCGTGCTGCGCGGTGCTCGGGGTGTCGGTCTCCTTCGCGGCGCGCTGGCTGGTGAACCTCACGGCGTTCTGGCTGACGGAGATCCGCGGGCTGCTGCTGCTGTACACGGTGCTCGCGTCGTCGCTGACCGGCCTGGCGATCCCCGTGGCCTGGTTCCCCGGGTGGCTGGAGACCCTCGCGCACGCGACGCCGTTCCCCTCGATGCTGCAGGCGCCCATCGACGTCTTCCTCGGCCGGGCAACGGGATCGGAGGCCCTGCGCCTGATCGGGGTGCAACTCGGCTGGCTCGCGGGGCTGCTGCTGGCCGGGCGGGTCCTGCTGGGCGCAGGGTCGCGCAGGCTGGTGGTGCAGGGTGGCTGA
- a CDS encoding ABC transporter ATP-binding protein: protein MNALEIEDLVREYVVREKADGRFRRRRKVVRAVDGLSMRVAAGESVGFIGANGAGKSTTVKLLTGILVPTSGTVRTCGLDPVTRRRDLARRIGVVFGQRSQLWWDLPLRESFRLLAAIHRLPPTVWRPRLRDLDERLGLGEFLTTPVRQLSLGQRMRGEVAAALLHSPGLLLLDEPTIGLDVLSSERLRQFLRAERAERGTTLLLTTHDMGDVQRLCDRVLVVDRGRAAYDGDLPGLVRRVGARRVLVVDQREPVEPARVDDAELLAVEEGGLRLRYAFSAEETTAAAVLAQVSRRSDVSDLSVEEPDIADVLRTLYATSVGSAGRSEA from the coding sequence GTGAACGCGCTGGAGATCGAGGACCTCGTCCGCGAGTACGTCGTGCGGGAGAAGGCGGACGGCCGGTTCCGTCGGCGCCGCAAGGTGGTCCGGGCCGTCGACGGCCTGTCGATGCGCGTCGCCGCGGGCGAGTCCGTGGGGTTCATCGGCGCCAACGGGGCCGGGAAGTCGACGACGGTCAAACTCCTCACCGGCATCCTCGTCCCCACGTCCGGGACGGTCCGCACGTGCGGGCTGGACCCCGTGACGCGCCGCCGCGACCTGGCCCGGCGCATCGGCGTCGTGTTCGGCCAGCGCAGCCAGCTCTGGTGGGACCTCCCGCTGCGCGAGTCGTTCCGCCTGCTGGCCGCCATCCACCGCCTACCGCCGACGGTGTGGCGGCCGAGGTTGCGCGACCTCGACGAACGGCTGGGCCTCGGCGAGTTCCTCACGACCCCCGTGCGGCAGTTGTCGCTGGGGCAGCGGATGCGCGGCGAGGTCGCCGCGGCCCTGCTGCACTCCCCCGGACTGCTGCTGCTGGACGAACCCACGATCGGGTTGGACGTGCTGTCCAGCGAACGCCTGCGGCAGTTCCTGCGGGCCGAACGCGCCGAACGGGGGACGACGCTGCTGCTGACGACCCACGACATGGGCGACGTGCAGCGGTTGTGCGACCGGGTCCTCGTCGTCGACCGCGGCCGCGCCGCCTACGACGGCGACCTGCCCGGGCTCGTCCGTCGCGTCGGCGCCCGGCGGGTCCTCGTCGTCGACCAGCGCGAGCCCGTCGAGCCCGCCCGCGTCGACGACGCCGAACTGCTCGCCGTCGAGGAGGGCGGGTTGCGGCTGCGGTACGCCTTCTCCGCGGAGGAGACCACCGCCGCCGCGGTCCTCGCCCAGGTCTCGCGCCGGTCCGACGTCAGCGACCTGTCGGTGGAGGAACCCGACATCGCCGACGTCCTGCGCACGCTCTACGCGACCTCGGTGGGCTCGGCGGGCAGGTCCGAGGCCTGA